In Pirellulales bacterium, a genomic segment contains:
- a CDS encoding ParA family protein gives MSRVVCIANQKGGVGKTTTAINLAVALARGGRRTLLVDLDPQCNATSGLGLTPSARHPLVLEQPLHQAVMATATTQLELLPGSRSLPDIARLAAEPQQPVATLQRHLRNGLKHYDFVLLDCPPTLGELTRAALAHASEVLMPIQCEYFAMEGLTQMIEVIRGVMNGGGCELQFGGILLTMFDPSLELTYEVEREVREFFGEIVFRTVIPRDVRVCEAPSHGQAVLDYAPRSRGTRAYLELCQEVLRL, from the coding sequence ATGTCACGGGTTGTTTGCATAGCCAATCAAAAAGGGGGCGTGGGTAAGACCACGACCGCCATCAACCTGGCCGTCGCCCTGGCGCGGGGGGGGCGGCGCACGTTATTGGTCGACCTGGACCCACAATGCAACGCCACCAGCGGATTGGGGCTGACACCCTCCGCGCGGCATCCGTTGGTCTTGGAGCAACCACTGCATCAGGCGGTCATGGCCACCGCCACTACGCAGTTGGAGCTGCTTCCCGGTAGCCGCAGCTTGCCCGATATTGCCCGCCTGGCCGCCGAGCCACAGCAACCGGTCGCTACTTTGCAGCGACATCTGCGCAACGGCCTGAAACATTATGATTTTGTGCTGCTCGATTGCCCCCCCACCCTAGGAGAACTGACCCGCGCGGCCCTCGCCCATGCTTCCGAGGTGTTGATGCCGATCCAGTGTGAATATTTTGCGATGGAAGGGCTGACCCAGATGATTGAAGTCATTCGCGGGGTGATGAACGGGGGAGGATGTGAACTGCAATTTGGCGGGATTCTACTGACGATGTTTGATCCCTCGCTGGAGTTAACCTACGAAGTTGAGCGCGAGGTGCGCGAGTTTTTTGGCGAGATTGTCTTTCGCACGGTCATCCCCCGCGATGTCCGCGTCTGCGAGGCTCCCAGCCACGGCCAGGCGGTCCTGGATTATGCCCCCCGGTCACGCGGCACGCGGGCGTATCTCGAACTCTGTCAAGAAGTCCTCCGATTGTAA
- a CDS encoding AAA family ATPase, producing MSVKIKEELLEAPEHTYDSERTLLAAVILEPDHAKQTEIVRQFRAEWFYHCDYKIVASRLIGMVSRGAGIDQALLVQELKASGISDAALVVGGIYRQAANTHLWQEHLATVKDAHIRFERHYKLKRMLLDNKTGLALDEASLDISTITFRTASQAKVICMNDVQPESITWLWPQRIACGKVTLISGDPGLGKSFVSLDLATRVTLGTPWPDAPSSSAPRGSVLVLNAEDDAADTIRPRLDAMGADVGQIHLLDAIRTGEQERHFCLLHDLDILEQAAGQLGDCRLIIIDPISSYLVGVKQNDSGEIRQALDPLKGLAQRTGAAVVLIAHLNKSGGANALYRTSGSISIIGMARTAWVVTKDPEDQTNRLILPMKSNLAAEVFGLGFKIIDSQVAWGTEPVKCTADDALERRPSRGRPGKASEEAKSFLREALQFGPQESSELEAMAEARGISQRTLWRVKGDLEIVSERIGGRNGKWLWKLPGIEF from the coding sequence GTGAGTGTCAAAATAAAAGAGGAATTGCTGGAAGCACCTGAGCACACCTACGACTCAGAAAGAACGCTACTGGCCGCGGTCATTCTGGAACCTGACCACGCTAAGCAGACTGAGATAGTACGACAATTTCGGGCGGAATGGTTTTACCATTGCGACTACAAAATAGTGGCCAGCAGGCTGATAGGCATGGTGTCGCGGGGGGCAGGCATAGATCAAGCTCTATTAGTCCAGGAACTCAAAGCCAGCGGTATAAGCGACGCGGCGTTGGTGGTCGGCGGCATCTACCGGCAAGCGGCGAATACGCACTTATGGCAGGAGCATCTGGCAACTGTCAAAGATGCACATATTCGGTTTGAGCGGCATTACAAACTAAAGCGAATGTTGCTGGACAACAAGACCGGCCTAGCCCTGGACGAGGCAAGTCTAGATATATCAACGATCACATTCCGCACAGCGTCACAAGCCAAGGTAATTTGTATGAATGATGTACAACCAGAATCTATAACCTGGCTTTGGCCACAACGTATCGCTTGCGGCAAAGTGACCCTTATATCGGGCGACCCCGGACTAGGTAAGAGTTTCGTATCCCTCGACTTGGCAACGCGAGTGACATTGGGCACCCCCTGGCCCGATGCCCCGAGCAGTTCAGCCCCTCGAGGAAGCGTGTTGGTACTTAACGCAGAAGATGACGCTGCGGACACGATCCGTCCCCGCCTGGATGCTATGGGGGCGGACGTAGGCCAGATTCACTTGTTGGACGCGATCCGCACAGGGGAGCAAGAGCGGCACTTCTGTCTACTCCATGACCTGGACATTTTGGAACAGGCCGCAGGTCAATTAGGTGATTGCAGGCTAATTATCATCGATCCCATTAGTTCCTACTTGGTCGGCGTCAAACAGAATGACAGCGGCGAAATACGGCAGGCATTGGACCCACTCAAGGGACTTGCCCAGCGCACAGGGGCGGCTGTTGTGCTCATTGCTCACCTTAACAAGAGTGGGGGTGCTAATGCGCTCTATAGAACATCAGGCAGCATCAGCATTATTGGCATGGCACGGACAGCCTGGGTTGTCACAAAAGACCCAGAGGACCAAACGAACAGGCTAATACTGCCGATGAAAAGCAATCTTGCTGCTGAGGTCTTTGGCCTAGGCTTTAAGATTATCGATTCCCAGGTGGCCTGGGGAACCGAGCCTGTAAAGTGCACCGCCGATGATGCTCTGGAACGAAGACCAAGTCGGGGGCGTCCAGGCAAGGCTAGCGAAGAGGCTAAAAGTTTCCTGAGAGAAGCCCTGCAGTTCGGGCCCCAGGAATCCAGTGAACTCGAAGCGATGGCTGAAGCAAGAGGGATTTCTCAAAGGACTCTTTGGCGAGTAAAGGGGGACCTTGAAATTGTGAGTGAACGAATCGGTGGCAGAAATGGTAAATGGTTATGGAAGCTCCCTGGCATTGAGTTCTGA
- a CDS encoding recombinase family protein: protein MNIVIWARVSSREQREGYSIDAQLRLSRLRAQEQGWQVVREFVVAESAKRGAERLAFQEMFAWVKAHAKREKIQAILSHKLDRVCRNMRDAVRLQELEDTCGVRLAFVENQFGPGAAGALSFNVMAAVAQYYSDNLRTEVLKGMDEKVRQGWPTGLAPFGYCNTRDREEPIQPHPEKSRTLLRMFELYASGGHTFQTLADQLAREGHTFRPSQPRFNRTALSYILGNRFYLGELHRHGHVYPGRYQRIIDRTTFEACQEILQGRNRRRSSPVHPLAGGLFRCQFCGQGMTGERIRRAISGGEVREHLYYRCANNHPGPDHPRVRWKSADLESAILDDLARLRFNSAEIATWFRNTLATAVTDLTASQRRQATALAKRKTELANMQERLLNVYLSGTIEEAVYRDKSQQLKAELARNADDLSRCEQFDESRGELALRLFDWTQRLPEIWRRSNNAQRREILQAIYLNRAVSDVSLVAVMRKPFDVLAEGLEIKNSRSDRI, encoded by the coding sequence ATGAACATCGTCATTTGGGCCAGAGTTTCATCGCGTGAGCAACGGGAAGGTTATTCCATCGATGCGCAGCTTCGCTTGAGCCGGTTGCGGGCCCAAGAGCAAGGTTGGCAGGTTGTGCGGGAGTTTGTCGTGGCCGAATCGGCCAAGCGGGGGGCCGAGCGTCTAGCCTTCCAGGAGATGTTCGCCTGGGTTAAGGCTCACGCCAAACGCGAGAAGATTCAGGCGATCCTGAGCCATAAACTGGATCGCGTCTGTCGCAACATGCGGGATGCCGTCCGCCTGCAGGAGTTGGAAGATACTTGCGGCGTCCGACTGGCATTTGTGGAGAACCAATTTGGCCCCGGAGCCGCCGGCGCGCTCTCTTTCAATGTGATGGCGGCCGTCGCGCAGTATTACAGCGACAACTTGCGCACGGAAGTTCTCAAGGGGATGGATGAAAAAGTGCGACAAGGCTGGCCCACCGGCCTGGCGCCATTTGGGTATTGCAATACACGGGACCGGGAAGAACCGATCCAACCGCATCCGGAAAAATCCCGCACATTGCTGAGGATGTTTGAGCTGTACGCCTCGGGAGGGCACACATTTCAGACCCTCGCCGATCAATTAGCCCGGGAAGGGCACACGTTTCGTCCCAGTCAGCCTAGATTCAACCGGACGGCACTGTCGTATATCCTGGGAAACCGCTTTTACTTGGGGGAATTGCATCGGCATGGTCACGTTTATCCTGGGCGTTACCAGCGGATTATCGATCGTACGACATTTGAGGCTTGTCAGGAGATCCTGCAAGGTCGCAACCGCCGCCGGAGTTCGCCCGTCCATCCCTTGGCCGGCGGGCTTTTCCGGTGCCAATTTTGCGGTCAGGGAATGACTGGTGAACGTATTCGCCGTGCCATCTCAGGTGGTGAAGTGCGTGAGCACCTCTATTACCGATGTGCCAACAACCATCCTGGACCGGATCACCCGCGCGTGCGTTGGAAATCGGCAGATTTGGAAAGCGCAATTCTGGACGACCTGGCACGCTTGCGTTTCAATTCTGCCGAAATTGCCACCTGGTTCCGTAACACCCTGGCAACGGCGGTTACCGACTTGACTGCTTCACAACGCAGACAAGCCACGGCTTTGGCTAAGCGGAAGACGGAACTGGCAAATATGCAAGAGCGGCTGCTGAATGTCTATTTATCAGGGACAATCGAAGAAGCCGTTTATCGGGACAAGTCCCAGCAACTGAAAGCGGAATTGGCGAGAAACGCGGATGACCTGTCCCGCTGTGAGCAGTTCGACGAATCACGCGGAGAACTGGCGCTGAGATTGTTCGATTGGACCCAGCGTCTGCCGGAAATCTGGCGCCGTTCAAACAACGCCCAACGTCGCGAGATCTTGCAGGCGATTTATTTGAACCGTGCTGTTAGCGACGTAAGTCTAGTCGCAGTAATGAGAAAGCCCTTCGACGTGCTCGCCGAAGGGCTCGAAATCAAAAATAGTCGGAGTGACAGGATTTGA
- a CDS encoding rhodanese-like domain-containing protein, with the protein MLSRYFWLGWVWVGICLTLNSAAGLLAADSPLDDLPLIQKNLAEKKAILIDVRSKKEWDAGHLRDAVHLPLDEIKAAAKEPAELSKLLAGKIPAEPADLIIYVHCAAGVRSKQACKLCADLPYKLEPLRTGYEELLEAGFAPAEEKQK; encoded by the coding sequence ATGCTATCACGTTATTTTTGGCTAGGTTGGGTCTGGGTCGGGATCTGTTTGACACTCAATTCCGCCGCCGGGTTGCTGGCCGCGGATTCGCCGCTGGATGATCTTCCCTTGATTCAAAAGAATTTGGCCGAAAAAAAGGCGATCTTGATTGATGTTCGCTCAAAAAAGGAATGGGACGCGGGACATTTGCGGGACGCCGTGCATTTGCCCTTGGATGAAATCAAAGCCGCGGCCAAAGAACCGGCTGAATTATCAAAGCTGCTAGCGGGCAAAATCCCCGCCGAACCCGCGGATCTGATCATTTATGTCCACTGCGCCGCCGGGGTCCGATCTAAGCAAGCCTGCAAACTGTGCGCGGATCTACCCTACAAGCTGGAACCATTACGGACCGGCTACGAAGAATTGCTCGAAGCGGGCTTTGCCCCGGCGGAGGAAAAACAGAAATAA
- a CDS encoding ISAs1 family transposase, which produces MSWQVRCFFARFFDLPHGVPSHDTFSRVFAILDTGQFLTCIHSWMDRLAGSLRGQGIALDGKTLLGSYDTAAQSSPLHLLTAYTTGTRLVLRQLKVPEGSNEIPTAGELLECLELAGAIVTADALHCQVETAKSIIAREADYVLTVKGNQPGLRDAVFQAFADHDEGTKPLAKVRRQVVGERNRGHKERRTCLVAQAPATPEFARWPGLRTIGLITRERTVGDQEQEESVFFISSLPPQVRELNQHLRDHWKIENSQHHVLDVTFTEDDSRIRKHAGPEITAAFRRLALNILQRDTSVKDNIRGKRLRAGWDEALLEQIYAAFHG; this is translated from the coding sequence ATGTCCTGGCAGGTGCGTTGTTTTTTTGCGCGGTTCTTCGACTTGCCGCACGGCGTCCCCAGCCATGATACCTTTAGCCGGGTCTTCGCGATCCTGGACACGGGCCAGTTTTTGACCTGCATCCATTCTTGGATGGATCGATTGGCGGGCAGCTTGCGCGGCCAGGGGATCGCACTGGATGGCAAAACCCTGCTCGGCTCTTATGATACCGCGGCGCAGAGCAGTCCGTTGCATTTGCTGACGGCCTATACCACGGGAACGCGGTTGGTGCTGCGGCAACTGAAGGTGCCGGAGGGAAGCAACGAAATTCCCACCGCTGGGGAACTGTTGGAGTGCCTGGAATTGGCCGGGGCCATTGTCACCGCCGACGCCCTGCATTGCCAAGTGGAAACGGCAAAGTCCATCATCGCGCGGGAAGCCGATTACGTGCTGACCGTCAAAGGGAACCAACCCGGCTTGCGCGACGCCGTGTTCCAGGCATTTGCCGACCACGACGAAGGGACCAAACCGCTGGCAAAAGTTCGGCGGCAGGTGGTGGGCGAACGGAATCGGGGCCACAAGGAACGCCGCACCTGCCTGGTGGCCCAGGCACCCGCCACGCCGGAGTTCGCGCGTTGGCCCGGACTGCGGACGATTGGCCTGATCACGCGGGAACGGACAGTAGGGGACCAAGAGCAAGAGGAATCGGTGTTCTTCATCAGCAGCCTGCCTCCCCAGGTCCGCGAGTTAAATCAACACCTGCGCGACCATTGGAAAATCGAAAACAGCCAGCATCACGTGCTGGATGTAACTTTTACAGAAGATGACAGTCGGATCCGCAAGCATGCCGGTCCCGAAATCACCGCCGCCTTTCGCAGGCTAGCACTCAATATTCTGCAGCGGGACACTTCCGTCAAAGATAACATCCGCGGCAAACGTCTCCGCGCAGGCTGGGACGAAGCCCTCCTCGAACAAATCTATGCCGCTTTTCACGGGTAA
- a CDS encoding formylglycine-generating enzyme family protein, translated as MKLPPLILTTPLWLIVGGGIAAMGAVLFNPYLFGVGAVACVCSTGAAWLQKQRGRKLSVLPGPPVDNSPAAVESHFQSAPPESVPDLIQQLLHDGRAALLLRPQLAADLEPAQIEQAREQLLLDMALIPGGRVNLHWMAESDGGPDHPPSVDLRGQSVAPFFLDRTPVTNRQYLAFVQAGGYAQVSLWEAEVLPAVVEFVDITGQPGPRYWIDGCYPKGTGDQPVVGISWHEAQAYARWVGKRLPTDAEWVKAAAWPVPVAGNRLKQRRYPWGDAMERGRANLWELGLGKIAAVHEFSGGSTINGIQQLIGNVWEWTDGEFRAARIAGLDDGAERLRSVRGGAFDTYFEHQASSEFASGESALARKHNIGFRCALGWQGIQIGEDLVPPESALTDAAAPRAAEEQADIMPPQEEPPELIHSAQAETQALERLETSPGTSTELPPPRGKKTGESSAWNWGRGSDSGACAVVGRSVGNSSDDY; from the coding sequence ATGAAATTGCCACCATTGATCCTGACAACTCCACTGTGGCTGATCGTGGGGGGAGGCATCGCCGCCATGGGGGCGGTATTGTTTAATCCCTACCTGTTCGGCGTGGGCGCGGTGGCATGCGTTTGTTCGACAGGCGCGGCTTGGCTGCAAAAGCAACGCGGCCGCAAATTATCCGTCCTTCCCGGACCACCGGTGGACAATTCTCCGGCGGCGGTGGAGTCCCACTTTCAATCCGCGCCGCCGGAATCGGTGCCCGACTTGATCCAACAATTGCTACACGACGGGCGCGCGGCGTTGCTGTTGCGACCGCAGTTGGCGGCCGATCTGGAACCGGCCCAAATCGAACAAGCGCGCGAACAACTGCTGCTCGACATGGCGTTGATTCCCGGCGGACGGGTCAATTTACACTGGATGGCGGAGTCCGATGGAGGGCCCGATCATCCCCCGTCCGTGGACTTGCGCGGGCAGTCGGTGGCCCCCTTTTTTTTAGACCGCACTCCGGTGACCAATCGCCAATACCTGGCCTTTGTGCAGGCGGGGGGATATGCGCAGGTATCCTTGTGGGAGGCCGAAGTCCTCCCCGCCGTGGTCGAATTTGTCGATATCACCGGACAACCCGGGCCGCGCTATTGGATCGACGGCTGTTATCCCAAAGGAACCGGCGATCAACCGGTGGTCGGCATCAGTTGGCACGAGGCCCAGGCCTATGCCCGCTGGGTGGGAAAGCGGCTTCCCACCGACGCCGAGTGGGTCAAAGCGGCGGCGTGGCCGGTGCCGGTGGCGGGGAATCGCCTGAAACAACGGCGTTATCCGTGGGGAGACGCCATGGAACGGGGCCGGGCCAACTTATGGGAGCTGGGCCTGGGAAAAATCGCGGCGGTGCACGAATTTAGCGGCGGCTCGACGATCAATGGCATCCAGCAGTTGATTGGCAATGTTTGGGAATGGACCGACGGGGAGTTTCGGGCCGCGCGCATCGCGGGACTGGACGACGGCGCGGAGCGGCTGCGTTCGGTGCGCGGGGGGGCCTTTGATACGTATTTTGAACATCAGGCCAGCAGCGAATTTGCCAGCGGCGAATCGGCCTTGGCCCGCAAGCATAATATCGGTTTTCGCTGTGCCCTGGGTTGGCAGGGAATCCAAATCGGCGAAGACCTCGTTCCGCCGGAATCCGCGCTGACCGATGCCGCCGCGCCCCGCGCCGCGGAGGAGCAAGCGGATATCATGCCGCCCCAGGAAGAACCGCCAGAGTTAATCCATTCCGCGCAGGCAGAGACACAGGCGTTGGAGCGGCTGGAAACTTCCCCGGGGACCAGTACCGAACTTCCGCCCCCCCGCGGTAAAAAGACCGGCGAGAGCAGCGCCTGGAATTGGGGACGCGGCTCCGATAGCGGGGCCTGCGCGGTTGTTGGCCGCTCGGTCGGCAACAGCAGCGATGACTACTAA
- a CDS encoding ParB/RepB/Spo0J family partition protein, with amino-acid sequence MSTAPRRLGRGLEALLGHTAVATVPQPQLHLHQPDADAPAVAELPRVGVYEIDRNPYQPRKDFAEEHIAELADSLDRHGLLQPLVVRRVGERYQLIAGERRLRAAIKAGWPDVPVQIRDIDDRQMSELAMVENLQRKDLNALEKAASFAAYLRDYRCTQEELAQRLACDRSTVANLIRLLELPATVQQALRSGALSAGHARALLPLGDEREQIRHCQLIQAEGWSVRLTEQRVQEFLDGEDAAAPQDQARDIIPSATAKNKHKPARTRTSQLVSLEQELRQALGTKIDIRQSARGKGKIVIHFGSADEFERLREYLVGVED; translated from the coding sequence ATGTCCACCGCACCCCGTCGACTTGGCCGCGGCCTGGAAGCCCTCTTGGGCCACACGGCCGTCGCGACCGTCCCTCAACCGCAATTGCACCTGCATCAACCCGATGCCGACGCCCCCGCCGTTGCGGAATTGCCGCGCGTGGGCGTGTACGAGATTGACCGCAACCCCTATCAACCCCGCAAGGACTTTGCCGAAGAGCATATCGCCGAGCTGGCCGACAGCCTAGATCGCCATGGACTGTTGCAGCCCCTGGTTGTTCGCCGCGTGGGCGAACGGTATCAACTGATCGCGGGAGAGCGGCGGTTACGGGCGGCGATCAAGGCTGGCTGGCCCGATGTGCCGGTGCAAATTCGCGACATTGACGACCGCCAAATGTCCGAACTGGCGATGGTCGAAAACCTGCAGCGCAAGGATCTGAATGCCCTGGAAAAGGCCGCGTCCTTTGCGGCGTATTTGCGGGACTATCGCTGCACCCAGGAAGAGTTGGCCCAGCGGCTGGCATGCGACCGCTCGACCGTGGCTAATCTGATTCGCCTGCTGGAACTGCCCGCGACGGTTCAACAGGCCTTGCGTTCGGGTGCCCTGAGCGCGGGGCACGCGCGGGCGCTACTCCCCCTGGGGGATGAACGAGAACAAATACGCCATTGTCAATTGATCCAAGCCGAAGGGTGGAGTGTCCGCCTGACGGAACAGCGGGTGCAGGAATTTTTAGACGGCGAGGACGCCGCCGCGCCCCAGGATCAAGCGCGCGACATTATCCCCTCCGCCACGGCCAAGAATAAGCACAAACCCGCGCGAACCCGGACCAGCCAGTTGGTCTCCCTGGAGCAGGAGTTGCGGCAAGCCCTGGGGACCAAGATCGATATTCGACAATCGGCCCGCGGCAAGGGGAAAATTGTGATCCACTTTGGCAGCGCGGACGAGTTTGAACGCCTGCGCGAATACCTGGTGGGCGTGGAGGATTAG